One stretch of Sinomonas terrae DNA includes these proteins:
- a CDS encoding permease has translation MKTWIGGATAAGIGVAGTFALVVSSLGGPFAQAAVAVVLSVGAGLGWPFFLGIPAKRTNGVILALSGAVSGIAAAAASGPEYLSWTPSVIAFGIIAVIVVQLIRGTGQSHRLESTLGASSGVLLCALGAGWIATARFTGMGSMLLVAGISTAVALLVGAINWPDTIVAPLAIVFAGLAAPLAALVLTGVTVIPATAAGVLIGAVLAAVRRLNRTRLRPMPRPGLVALALGPVLAVGSLAYFIDKLLIY, from the coding sequence GTGAAGACGTGGATCGGAGGCGCGACAGCCGCGGGCATCGGCGTGGCGGGCACTTTCGCACTCGTCGTGTCGAGCCTCGGGGGGCCTTTCGCGCAGGCAGCGGTCGCCGTCGTCCTCTCTGTCGGCGCGGGGCTCGGGTGGCCGTTCTTCCTCGGCATCCCGGCCAAGCGGACCAACGGAGTCATCCTCGCGCTCTCAGGGGCGGTCTCGGGCATCGCCGCGGCGGCGGCAAGCGGTCCCGAGTACCTCTCCTGGACGCCTTCGGTCATCGCCTTCGGGATCATAGCCGTCATCGTCGTCCAGCTGATCCGCGGAACCGGGCAGTCGCACCGGCTCGAATCCACGCTCGGGGCTAGCTCCGGCGTCCTGCTCTGCGCCCTCGGCGCGGGCTGGATCGCGACCGCCCGCTTCACCGGCATGGGCTCGATGCTCCTCGTGGCAGGCATCAGCACGGCCGTGGCGCTCCTGGTCGGGGCGATCAACTGGCCGGACACCATCGTTGCGCCTCTCGCGATCGTCTTCGCGGGGCTCGCCGCGCCCCTCGCCGCGCTCGTGCTCACGGGCGTGACCGTGATTCCTGCCACAGCCGCTGGCGTCCTCATCGGCGCAGTCCTCGCGGCGGTGCGCCGCCTCAACCGCACGCGCCTGCGGCCGATGCCCCGGCCGGGCCTCGTCGCGCTTGCCCTCGGGCCGGTGCTCGCGGTCGGGTCGCTCGCCTATTTCATCGACAAGCTCCTCATCTACTGA
- a CDS encoding FABP family protein, with the protein MPIEIPTGLTPELVPLSWLIGEWEGRGRLGAGEAGDEHFGQHVTFAQHGFPYLEYKAESWLCDENGAKLRPLSVETGYWQLDRPLQDADGGPGLAPADIVPAYKSADEVERLRNADGGFDIAVTILHPGSIAELYYGQIKGPQIHLSTDAVMRGAHSHDYSAATRILGLVNGDLFWRWDVASGGSPLAPHASAILHRVAAPETPQQPTE; encoded by the coding sequence GTGCCCATCGAGATCCCGACCGGACTCACCCCCGAGCTCGTGCCGTTGTCGTGGCTCATCGGGGAGTGGGAAGGCCGTGGGCGTCTCGGCGCGGGCGAGGCGGGTGACGAGCACTTCGGGCAGCACGTCACGTTCGCGCAGCACGGCTTTCCGTACCTCGAGTACAAGGCCGAGAGCTGGCTCTGTGACGAGAACGGCGCAAAGCTGCGCCCCCTCTCGGTCGAGACGGGCTATTGGCAGCTGGATCGCCCGCTGCAGGATGCCGACGGCGGTCCGGGCCTCGCTCCGGCCGACATCGTGCCGGCCTACAAGTCGGCGGACGAGGTCGAGCGGCTCCGCAACGCGGACGGGGGCTTCGACATAGCCGTCACGATCCTCCACCCGGGGAGCATCGCCGAGCTGTACTACGGCCAGATCAAGGGCCCCCAGATCCACCTCAGCACCGATGCCGTCATGCGCGGAGCCCACAGCCACGACTATTCGGCCGCGACGCGCATCCTCGGGCTGGTCAACGGGGACCTGTTCTGGCGCTGGGATGTCGCCTCGGGCGGATCGCCCCTCGCGCCCCACGCCTCGGCGATCCTTCACCGCGTGGCCGCGCCCGAGACGCCGCAGCAGCCCACAGAGTGA